Proteins encoded together in one Streptomyces sp. TLI_171 window:
- a CDS encoding IucA/IucC family siderophore biosynthesis protein, whose protein sequence is MTVPTDRRRPAAGPDRLPTAEHAVAHTLLNCLLREVSGPEHQTAVSDGALLLRLPRRGVLLRAALRRTSLLGAHRFTGPVHERTPDGWRELDWRELAEHIRAELTLRTGVANEEFLDQVASSHRGTAAALAARPAAGTDPYLESEQALLFGHRFHPAPKSRSAARGSWSDYAPEARASFRLRHLAVRTEYLAQDTADPAALAHLDALRPVPAGYTLLPAHPWQYRLLADHPLLTAALERGDVLDLGEGGEPYAATASVRTLYGAGAFLKFSLNVRITNCLRKNSAYELTGAVTLTRLLAAPLADLAERFPDAAMLREPAFRTLALPGPDGAPDLALFEGFGLIVRDGLDRVVRPGLTPLLAAAVADEHPTSPAQVSALLADRDAAADRDWWAAYLRLLVPPVLAAYFDHGIVLEPHLQNVLICVDADGRPAQVLFRDLEGTKLLPEHHAGALAALPADTARPMTYDAQRGWDRVVYCLLVNHLAEVLAALADRHPEQEAELWAEVRTVLGEYAAAHGCPPRLAALLAGVPLPAKANLLTRWTRRPDREAGYVPLASPLSIPAGACAPAPAEEYV, encoded by the coding sequence ATGACCGTGCCGACCGACCGCCGTCGCCCGGCGGCGGGCCCGGACCGCCTGCCCACCGCCGAGCACGCCGTCGCCCACACCCTGCTCAACTGCCTGCTCCGGGAGGTCTCCGGGCCCGAGCACCAGACCGCCGTCAGCGACGGCGCCCTGCTGCTGCGCCTGCCCCGCCGGGGCGTGCTGCTCCGGGCCGCGCTGCGCCGCACCTCACTGCTCGGCGCGCACCGCTTCACCGGCCCGGTGCACGAGCGGACCCCGGACGGCTGGCGGGAGTTGGACTGGCGCGAGCTGGCCGAACACATCCGGGCCGAGCTCACCCTGCGCACCGGCGTCGCCAACGAGGAGTTCCTCGACCAGGTCGCCTCCAGCCACCGGGGCACGGCCGCCGCACTGGCCGCGCGCCCCGCCGCCGGGACCGACCCGTACCTGGAGTCCGAGCAGGCCCTGCTGTTCGGCCACCGCTTCCATCCCGCACCCAAGTCCCGCTCCGCCGCCCGTGGTTCGTGGTCCGACTACGCCCCCGAGGCACGCGCCTCGTTCCGGCTGCGGCACCTCGCCGTCCGCACCGAGTACCTTGCGCAGGACACCGCCGACCCCGCCGCGCTCGCCCACCTGGACGCGCTTCGCCCCGTCCCCGCGGGCTACACCCTGCTGCCCGCGCACCCCTGGCAGTACCGGCTCCTGGCCGACCACCCGCTGTTGACGGCCGCGCTGGAGCGCGGGGACGTCCTCGACCTCGGCGAGGGCGGCGAGCCCTACGCCGCCACCGCCTCGGTGCGCACCCTGTACGGCGCGGGCGCGTTCCTCAAGTTCAGCCTGAACGTGCGGATCACCAACTGCCTGCGGAAGAACTCCGCCTACGAGCTGACCGGCGCCGTCACCCTGACCCGGCTGCTGGCGGCGCCGCTCGCCGACCTCGCGGAGCGCTTCCCGGACGCGGCGATGCTGCGCGAGCCGGCCTTCCGCACGCTGGCGCTTCCCGGCCCGGACGGCGCCCCCGACCTCGCACTGTTCGAGGGCTTCGGGCTGATCGTCCGGGACGGCCTGGACCGGGTGGTCCGGCCCGGCCTCACCCCGCTGCTGGCCGCCGCCGTCGCCGACGAGCACCCCACCAGCCCGGCCCAGGTCTCCGCGCTGCTCGCCGACCGCGACGCCGCCGCCGACCGCGACTGGTGGGCCGCCTACCTGCGGCTGCTCGTCCCGCCGGTGCTCGCCGCGTACTTCGACCACGGCATCGTGCTCGAACCGCACCTGCAGAACGTGCTGATCTGCGTGGACGCGGACGGGCGGCCCGCCCAGGTGCTGTTCCGCGACCTGGAGGGCACCAAGCTGCTGCCCGAGCACCACGCCGGTGCGCTCGCCGCGCTGCCCGCCGACACCGCCCGCCCGATGACCTACGACGCCCAGCGCGGCTGGGACCGGGTGGTCTACTGCCTGCTGGTCAACCACCTCGCCGAGGTGCTCGCCGCGCTCGCCGACCGGCACCCCGAGCAGGAGGCCGAGCTGTGGGCGGAGGTCCGCACCGTGCTCGGCGAGTACGCCGCCGCGCACGGCTGCCCGCCGCGGCTGGCCGCGCTGCTCGCCGGCGTCCCGCTGCCCGCCAAGGCCAACCTGCTCACCCGCTGGACCCGGCGCCCGGACCGCGAGGCCGGCTACGTCCCGCTGGCCTCGCCGCTGTCGATCCCGGCCGGGGCGTGCGCCCCGGCCCCCGCCGAGGAGTACGTGTGA
- a CDS encoding sensor histidine kinase — protein MDGQHHGGAATAADPGPPRALWTHADALVAVGAGLLDAIGYLLLEEMAEGPAAGVPGFLFLVLSALPLLARRRAPLRALAAVLALQGAADLRGSGTPHFGAVLVVALYSVARVNGPAVTAGAALATSVTTVLCQSHFRTPSWQAGLSTPFSALLVAGAGLAFARWQREVAANRSLLADRAVAEERRRIARELHDIVAHHITTMQLMAGGARANLADPEVVRDALVTLESSGRLALREMRQLLDVLRAGDEPDTAPPAPQPGADDLGLLVADSVRAGLPTDLDVAGSPRPLPPTLGLTVYRIVQEALTNARKHGGPAARASVALTYRQDALTVEVTDDGAGARPRAAAAPSGGHGLIGMRERVAVHGGALSTGPRPGGGFTVLAELPLTATGSEPAQPAAAR, from the coding sequence ATGGACGGGCAGCACCACGGCGGGGCGGCGACGGCCGCCGATCCCGGCCCGCCCCGCGCGCTGTGGACGCACGCGGACGCGCTGGTCGCCGTCGGCGCGGGCCTGCTGGACGCCATCGGCTACCTGCTGCTGGAGGAGATGGCCGAGGGCCCGGCCGCCGGCGTGCCCGGGTTCCTGTTCCTGGTGCTCTCCGCACTGCCGCTGCTGGCCCGCCGCCGCGCCCCGCTGCGGGCGCTGGCCGCGGTCCTGGCGCTGCAGGGCGCCGCCGACCTCCGCGGCTCCGGCACCCCGCACTTCGGCGCGGTGCTGGTGGTCGCCCTCTACTCGGTGGCCCGGGTGAACGGCCCCGCGGTGACCGCCGGGGCGGCGCTGGCGACCTCGGTCACCACGGTGCTGTGCCAGAGCCACTTCCGGACGCCGTCCTGGCAGGCCGGGCTCTCCACCCCGTTCTCCGCCCTGCTGGTGGCCGGCGCCGGGCTCGCCTTCGCCCGCTGGCAGCGCGAGGTGGCGGCCAACCGCAGCCTGCTCGCCGACCGCGCGGTGGCCGAGGAACGCCGCCGCATCGCACGGGAGTTGCACGACATCGTGGCCCACCACATCACCACCATGCAGCTGATGGCGGGCGGCGCCCGCGCCAACCTCGCCGACCCGGAGGTGGTCCGGGACGCCCTGGTCACCCTGGAGTCCTCCGGCCGGCTCGCGCTGCGCGAGATGCGCCAACTGCTGGACGTCCTGCGGGCCGGCGACGAACCGGACACCGCCCCGCCCGCGCCCCAACCCGGCGCGGACGACCTGGGCCTGCTGGTGGCCGACTCCGTCCGGGCCGGACTGCCCACCGATCTCGACGTGGCCGGGTCCCCGCGTCCGCTGCCCCCGACGCTCGGCCTGACCGTCTACCGGATCGTCCAGGAGGCCCTCACCAACGCCCGCAAGCACGGCGGCCCCGCCGCCCGCGCCTCGGTCGCCCTGACCTACCGTCAGGACGCGCTCACCGTCGAGGTGACCGACGACGGCGCGGGCGCCCGGCCCCGGGCGGCCGCGGCGCCGTCCGGCGGGCACGGACTGATCGGCATGCGCGAACGGGTCGCCGTCCACGGCGGCGCCCTGAGCACCGGGCCGCGGCCGGGCGGCGGGTTCACCGTGCTCGCCGAACTCCCGCTCACCGCCACCGGGTCGGAGCCCGCACAGCCGGCGGCGGCCCGGTGA
- a CDS encoding MFS transporter has translation MSTEALRRRPATAGRPVGGLDRRQVHGVAACYFVASFAALGLPPYLTEILPTLGDRNGHWAGLLYIVPTVFSALGAPFWGRLADRFGRKRLLLRAQLGLTVSFLLAGAADSLVGFTAALVLQGFLGGTFAATNGYLGAALRGTELSRALTLMQGSARASLVAAPILVGALSPWIGPHRQYLLMAVLPLAAAALLAFLPEPERPPAAAAATGPAPAASPIRLLYLFEFAFVFATIVSFPYLIALVEQRLPGVSGTTAGALFALPHLVYLLTAGRVHHLVRHRPRTGLFGAFVLVGLGLAGHGAAHGLAAFVLARAVLGAGLTLGLVCLSVLAAAAAEGRPPGRMFGTLELVSKGGAVAAGGAAALVNSAFGPTAPVLAGTAAAALAAILVLSTRWSPR, from the coding sequence ATGAGCACCGAAGCGCTGCGGCGCCGCCCGGCCACCGCCGGTCGGCCGGTCGGCGGGCTGGACCGCCGCCAGGTGCACGGCGTGGCCGCCTGCTACTTCGTCGCCTCGTTCGCGGCGCTCGGCCTGCCGCCGTACCTGACCGAGATCCTGCCCACCCTCGGCGACCGGAACGGGCACTGGGCCGGCCTGCTGTACATCGTGCCGACGGTGTTCAGCGCGCTCGGCGCCCCGTTCTGGGGCCGGCTGGCCGACCGGTTCGGGCGCAAGCGGCTGCTGCTGCGCGCCCAACTCGGGCTCACCGTCTCGTTCCTGCTCGCGGGCGCGGCGGACTCGCTGGTCGGGTTCACCGCCGCCCTGGTGCTCCAGGGCTTCCTCGGCGGCACCTTCGCCGCCACCAACGGCTACCTCGGGGCGGCGCTGCGCGGCACCGAGCTGTCCCGCGCGCTCACCCTGATGCAGGGCAGCGCCCGCGCCTCGCTGGTCGCCGCGCCGATCCTGGTCGGCGCGCTCTCCCCGTGGATCGGCCCGCACCGGCAGTACCTGCTGATGGCGGTGCTGCCGCTGGCCGCCGCCGCGCTGCTGGCGTTCCTGCCCGAACCGGAGCGGCCGCCGGCCGCGGCCGCCGCCACCGGCCCCGCGCCGGCCGCGTCGCCGATCCGGCTGCTGTACCTCTTCGAGTTCGCCTTCGTCTTCGCCACCATCGTCTCCTTCCCCTACCTGATCGCCCTGGTCGAGCAGCGGCTGCCCGGCGTCTCCGGCACCACCGCCGGGGCGCTGTTCGCACTGCCGCACCTGGTGTACCTGCTGACCGCCGGCCGGGTGCACCACCTGGTCCGGCACCGGCCGCGCACCGGCCTGTTCGGCGCGTTCGTGCTGGTCGGACTGGGCCTGGCCGGACACGGCGCCGCGCACGGCCTGGCCGCGTTCGTGCTGGCCCGGGCCGTCCTCGGCGCCGGCCTCACCCTCGGGCTGGTCTGCCTGTCCGTGCTCGCCGCGGCCGCCGCCGAAGGGCGGCCGCCCGGGCGGATGTTCGGCACCCTGGAGCTGGTCTCCAAGGGCGGCGCGGTGGCCGCCGGCGGCGCCGCGGCGCTGGTCAACAGCGCCTTCGGCCCGACCGCCCCCGTGCTCGCCGGCACCGCCGCGGCCGCGCTCGCCGCCATCCTCGTCCTGTCGACCCGCTGGAGCCCCCGATGA
- a CDS encoding sensor histidine kinase — MRTGSGLLDRLARGARRPLVVDFSLAALYAVAGLILGQEAPPAPWHPLDAGGRVLVLLVSGALVARRVAPVPVLAAVVALWLGYIGCGYWPVVNSPAVLLALYTVAAARRTGTAAACGVAVGAAWVVAGVLGGEFADLLPVLVQAVAFPVVVVFLGRAAGTAAERSRRLAELTRRLRAEQELRAARAVTEERVRIARELHDVVAHHLAMVSLQAGMAAYLVDADPATAKGALETIAATSREALEELRRLLVLLRVGPEDGDDGAGGAADFAPAPGLDRLEELVRRVGAAGVPTELRVEGEPFRLPPGMELCAYRVVQEALTNVLRHAGPAQATVSVRYTPQALAVRISDDGGRPAPSDCPSTGGHGLIGMHERAKIYRGTVSAGPRAGGGFEVELHLPVPHAAGGEPVGRPYP; from the coding sequence ATGCGAACGGGATCGGGGCTGCTCGACCGGCTGGCGCGGGGCGCGCGTCGGCCGCTGGTGGTGGACTTCTCGCTCGCGGCGCTGTACGCGGTGGCGGGCCTGATCCTCGGTCAGGAGGCGCCGCCCGCACCCTGGCACCCGCTGGACGCGGGCGGTCGGGTGCTGGTCCTGCTGGTGAGCGGGGCGCTGGTGGCGCGGCGGGTCGCGCCGGTGCCGGTGCTGGCGGCGGTGGTGGCGCTGTGGCTCGGCTACATCGGCTGCGGGTACTGGCCGGTGGTCAACTCCCCTGCCGTCCTGCTGGCGCTGTACACCGTCGCCGCGGCCCGCCGGACCGGGACCGCCGCGGCGTGCGGGGTGGCGGTGGGCGCGGCCTGGGTGGTGGCCGGGGTGCTGGGCGGGGAGTTCGCGGATCTGCTGCCGGTGCTGGTCCAGGCGGTGGCCTTCCCGGTGGTGGTGGTCTTCCTCGGCCGGGCCGCCGGGACGGCCGCCGAGCGCAGCCGCCGGCTGGCGGAGCTGACCCGGCGGCTGCGTGCCGAGCAGGAGTTGCGGGCGGCGCGCGCGGTGACCGAGGAACGGGTGCGGATAGCACGGGAGTTGCACGACGTGGTGGCGCACCACCTGGCGATGGTCTCGCTGCAGGCCGGGATGGCCGCCTACCTGGTGGACGCCGATCCGGCCACCGCCAAGGGGGCGTTGGAGACGATCGCGGCCACCAGCCGGGAGGCGCTGGAGGAGCTGCGGCGGCTGCTGGTGCTGCTGCGGGTCGGCCCGGAGGACGGTGACGACGGTGCGGGCGGTGCGGCGGATTTCGCGCCGGCGCCCGGACTGGACCGGTTGGAGGAGCTGGTGCGGCGGGTGGGGGCGGCGGGCGTGCCGACCGAACTGCGGGTGGAGGGCGAGCCGTTCCGCCTTCCGCCGGGGATGGAGCTGTGCGCGTACCGGGTGGTCCAGGAGGCGTTGACCAATGTGCTGCGGCACGCCGGACCGGCCCAGGCGACGGTGTCGGTGCGCTACACGCCGCAGGCGCTGGCGGTGCGGATCTCCGACGACGGCGGCCGGCCGGCTCCGTCCGACTGCCCGTCAACCGGCGGGCACGGCTTGATCGGTATGCATGAGCGCGCCAAGATCTACCGGGGGACGGTGAGCGCCGGGCCCCGGGCCGGGGGCGGGTTCGAGGTGGAGCTGCACCTCCCGGTTCCGCACGCTGCGGGCGGAGAACCGGTCGGCCGCCCGTACCCGTAG
- a CDS encoding IucA/IucC family protein, with protein sequence MTAAEQLTLRVLSALLREDVLGLRSGGVAERRADGRWLRRGELALPVVAEGFQCEDAARLPLLEADGRVLRDLPEILDRLAVEADPLDRPGHLAFAEECRQTLATMELHERVRDGVHDRLAEAYGKDPAQWSGLGASLAFDTLAAYLDHPVYPTARGRSGLDEGQLRAYAPEFHPSFELRWLAVPAGELDVHGVAPLPRWWPTARQLGFEGTYLTIPVHPLTADRLPDLPGAVLAEEPYLEVLPTLSMRTVAVAHDPSLHLKLPLATATLGQRNRRTIKPGTLADGAAGQVLLQAVLAREPRLAARILHADEQCHAQAAGEELLAVLLRRYPAGLDGAVTVPLAALLAPAPGGRLVVDHLAERFYAGSVLALYRELLELLIDWQATLFGYGIALESHQQNTSLVLDTADGATRLRLLYKDNDGPRINTARLGELAHHRRLFDDERIFGDRDRPLTDLFTTITVHLCTASLAFGLADHGRAELADTLGLLRDTLAAAADRLGPVGEPLRTDLLDAPRLPVKAMVTAGTLLAKDRSGAADINKHYTSGPNYLLRAGRS encoded by the coding sequence GTGACGGCGGCGGAGCAGTTGACGTTGCGGGTGCTGAGCGCGCTGCTGCGCGAGGACGTGCTCGGGCTGCGCAGCGGCGGCGTGGCGGAGCGGCGCGCGGACGGGCGGTGGCTGCGACGTGGGGAGCTCGCGTTGCCGGTGGTCGCCGAGGGTTTCCAGTGCGAGGACGCAGCGCGGCTGCCGCTGCTGGAGGCCGACGGCCGGGTCCTGCGGGACCTGCCGGAGATCCTGGACCGCTTGGCCGTCGAAGCCGACCCGCTGGACCGGCCCGGGCACCTGGCGTTCGCGGAGGAGTGCCGGCAGACCCTGGCCACCATGGAGTTGCACGAGCGGGTCCGGGACGGCGTGCACGATCGGCTCGCCGAGGCGTACGGCAAGGACCCGGCGCAGTGGTCCGGTCTCGGCGCATCGCTGGCCTTCGACACCTTGGCCGCCTACCTCGACCACCCGGTGTACCCGACCGCGCGCGGCCGCTCCGGCCTCGATGAGGGCCAACTGCGGGCGTACGCGCCCGAGTTCCACCCGTCGTTCGAGCTGCGCTGGCTGGCCGTGCCGGCCGGTGAGCTGGACGTGCACGGGGTGGCGCCGCTGCCGCGCTGGTGGCCGACGGCACGTCAGCTCGGCTTCGAGGGAACCTACTTGACCATTCCGGTGCACCCGCTGACGGCGGACCGGCTGCCGGACCTGCCCGGCGCGGTGCTGGCGGAGGAGCCGTACCTGGAGGTGCTGCCGACGCTGTCGATGCGCACCGTCGCGGTCGCCCACGACCCGTCGCTGCACCTCAAACTGCCGCTCGCCACCGCGACCCTGGGGCAGCGCAACCGGCGCACCATCAAGCCGGGCACGCTCGCCGACGGGGCCGCCGGACAGGTGCTGCTGCAGGCCGTCCTGGCGCGCGAACCGCGGCTCGCCGCCCGGATCCTGCACGCCGACGAGCAGTGCCACGCGCAGGCCGCCGGCGAGGAACTGCTGGCGGTGCTGCTGCGCCGCTACCCGGCCGGGCTGGACGGGGCGGTGACCGTGCCGCTGGCCGCGCTGCTGGCTCCCGCGCCGGGCGGCCGGCTGGTGGTCGACCACCTCGCGGAGCGGTTCTACGCCGGGTCGGTGCTCGCACTGTACCGCGAGCTGCTGGAGTTGCTGATCGACTGGCAGGCCACCCTGTTCGGCTACGGCATCGCGCTGGAGTCGCACCAGCAGAACACCTCGCTGGTGCTGGACACCGCCGACGGCGCCACCCGGCTGCGGCTGCTCTACAAGGACAACGACGGGCCCCGGATCAACACCGCCCGGCTCGGTGAACTCGCGCACCACCGCCGCCTGTTCGACGACGAGCGGATCTTCGGCGACCGGGACCGGCCGCTGACCGACCTGTTCACCACCATCACCGTCCACCTGTGCACCGCCTCGCTGGCGTTCGGCCTCGCCGACCACGGCCGGGCCGAACTCGCGGACACCCTCGGCCTGTTGCGCGACACCCTGGCCGCGGCCGCGGACCGGCTCGGCCCGGTGGGCGAGCCGCTGCGCACCGACCTGCTGGACGCGCCGCGGCTGCCGGTCAAGGCGATGGTGACCGCGGGGACCCTGCTGGCCAAGGACCGCTCGGGGGCGGCCGACATCAACAAGCACTACACCAGCGGCCCCAACTACCTGCTCCGCGCGGGGCGTTCATGA
- a CDS encoding response regulator transcription factor, whose amino-acid sequence MSAIRLLIVDDQPLVRRGLSLILSPDPSFEVVGEAADGAQAVELAHRLRPDVVVMDIRMPVLDGVGATEQLTRTLPACRVLALSTFDLDEYVVAALRAGACGFLPKDVSPEDLAVAVRTVHSGEAVVAPRLLTRLISAYVRAPHGAPPAPAAAARADLTPREVELWRLMATGLDNTGIAAAMDISTSTVKNHITSLFGKLDVRDRAQAVIAAYESGLVTARTGS is encoded by the coding sequence GTGAGCGCGATCCGCCTCCTGATCGTCGACGACCAGCCGCTGGTCCGCCGCGGCCTGTCGCTGATCCTCTCCCCTGACCCTTCGTTCGAGGTGGTCGGCGAGGCCGCCGACGGTGCGCAGGCCGTCGAACTCGCCCACCGGCTGCGCCCCGACGTGGTGGTGATGGACATCCGGATGCCCGTCCTGGACGGCGTCGGCGCGACCGAGCAGCTGACCCGCACCCTGCCCGCCTGCCGGGTCCTCGCGCTCAGCACCTTCGACCTCGACGAGTACGTGGTCGCCGCGCTGCGCGCCGGGGCCTGCGGCTTCCTCCCCAAGGACGTCTCGCCGGAGGACCTCGCCGTGGCCGTCCGCACCGTCCACTCGGGCGAGGCGGTGGTCGCCCCGCGCCTGCTCACCCGCCTGATCTCCGCCTACGTCCGGGCCCCGCACGGAGCGCCGCCCGCGCCCGCCGCCGCGGCCCGCGCCGACCTCACGCCCCGCGAGGTGGAGCTGTGGCGGCTGATGGCCACCGGCCTGGACAACACCGGCATCGCCGCCGCCATGGACATCAGCACCTCCACGGTGAAGAACCACATCACCAGCCTGTTCGGCAAGCTCGACGTCCGCGACCGCGCCCAGGCGGTCATCGCCGCCTACGAATCCGGCCTGGTCACCGCCCGCACCGGAAGCTGA
- a CDS encoding type III PLP-dependent enzyme translates to MNAPAVNGVPEVPALAAELPELPAYVYDVAALRAHAREVRAALPERVELYYAAKANPEAPLLTALHGIVDGYEVSSGGELAHVHAAVPEAPLAFGGPGKSAEEIAAALREPAVRRWHVESERELRELAAAAGRPVDVLLRVNLPVGDGALDGVALAMGGRPSPFGMDPERIEDCLALLASPGFEHLRLRGIHAHLASGLAAAEQLRVAERVVEWSAALAARHGLPLAEVNVGGGMAVDYADPEARFDWASFGRGLAELLGRHPALTLRIEPGRALTAYCGWYVTEVLDLKHSHGEAFAVVRGGTHHLRTPATRGHAQPFTVLPVDHWPHPWPRPGVTAAPVTVSGQLCTPKDVLAARTPVAGLRAGDRLLFAMAGAYAWNISHHAFLMHPAPVFHYLGARAGSAG, encoded by the coding sequence GTGAACGCCCCCGCCGTCAACGGTGTCCCGGAGGTCCCGGCGCTGGCCGCCGAGCTGCCCGAACTCCCGGCCTACGTCTACGACGTGGCGGCGCTGCGGGCGCACGCCCGGGAGGTCCGGGCCGCGCTGCCCGAACGGGTGGAGCTGTACTACGCCGCCAAGGCCAACCCGGAGGCCCCGCTGCTGACCGCGCTGCACGGCATCGTGGACGGCTACGAGGTGTCCTCCGGCGGCGAGCTGGCCCACGTGCACGCGGCCGTACCGGAGGCGCCGCTGGCCTTCGGCGGCCCCGGCAAGTCCGCGGAGGAGATCGCCGCGGCGCTCCGGGAGCCCGCCGTCCGGCGCTGGCACGTGGAGAGCGAACGCGAGCTGCGGGAGCTCGCCGCGGCGGCCGGGCGTCCGGTGGACGTCCTGCTGCGGGTCAACCTGCCGGTCGGCGACGGCGCGCTGGACGGCGTCGCCCTCGCCATGGGCGGCCGCCCCTCCCCGTTCGGCATGGACCCCGAGCGGATCGAGGACTGCCTCGCCCTGCTGGCCTCCCCCGGCTTCGAGCACCTGCGCCTGCGCGGCATCCACGCCCACCTGGCCAGCGGTCTGGCCGCCGCCGAGCAGCTGCGGGTCGCCGAACGGGTCGTCGAGTGGTCGGCGGCGCTCGCCGCCCGGCACGGCCTGCCGCTGGCGGAGGTGAACGTCGGCGGCGGGATGGCCGTCGACTACGCCGACCCCGAGGCCCGCTTCGACTGGGCTTCCTTCGGCCGGGGCCTCGCCGAACTGCTGGGCCGGCACCCGGCCTTGACGCTCCGGATCGAGCCCGGGCGGGCGCTGACCGCGTACTGCGGCTGGTACGTCACCGAGGTGCTGGACCTGAAGCACAGTCACGGCGAGGCCTTCGCGGTCGTCCGCGGCGGCACCCACCACCTGCGCACCCCCGCGACCCGCGGCCACGCCCAGCCGTTCACCGTGCTGCCCGTCGACCACTGGCCGCACCCGTGGCCGCGCCCCGGCGTCACCGCCGCGCCGGTCACCGTCTCCGGTCAACTCTGCACGCCGAAGGACGTGTTGGCCGCGCGGACGCCGGTCGCCGGACTGCGGGCCGGCGACCGGCTGCTGTTCGCGATGGCCGGCGCGTACGCCTGGAACATCTCGCACCACGCGTTCCTGATGCACCCCGCCCCGGTCTTCCACTACCTGGGTGCCCGGGCGGGCTCAGCCGGGTGA
- a CDS encoding acetyl-CoA carboxylase biotin carboxylase subunit family protein, with amino-acid sequence MRLYLLALNPTDSVTDGFLPAAARLGLEVTVLTDGVEDHRRAYADREFRPELVECDVRDFRAVISTISQRDAPDAVFSNSDHLQTQTALAAEYFGLPAKDWRAALRAKDKGQLRRHLALTGLDAVSSAELPPGADPAELDVPFPCVLKPREGVASEDVSLVADPAELAHRSAEIRARRPGAVLVVEEFLAGELHTLETLGDGRTRHVLGGFRTRLSPPPDFIEEVLTYVPAHPEDVTEQVLAQLDALGVGLGACHTEFVVQPDGRARIIEVNYRAIGDQCDLMLAEILDLPLFELVLRVHLGERLPADLGLRTDRRARNQAVLADRAGTLTAAPGPYDREADGVTLSYRPVRRVGERHELYRTNRDYLGVVWATGPSQDAVDTAVAAFLAANRWELTP; translated from the coding sequence ATGCGGCTCTACCTGCTCGCCCTGAACCCGACCGACTCGGTCACCGACGGCTTCCTGCCGGCGGCCGCCCGGCTCGGACTGGAGGTCACCGTCCTCACCGACGGCGTCGAGGACCACCGCCGGGCCTACGCGGACCGGGAGTTCAGACCGGAGCTGGTCGAGTGCGACGTCCGGGACTTCCGCGCGGTGATCAGTACCATCTCCCAACGGGACGCCCCCGACGCGGTGTTCAGCAACAGCGACCACCTGCAGACGCAGACCGCGCTGGCCGCCGAGTACTTCGGGCTGCCGGCCAAGGACTGGCGGGCCGCACTGCGCGCCAAGGACAAGGGCCAGCTCCGCCGCCACCTGGCGCTGACCGGCCTGGACGCGGTCAGCTCCGCCGAACTGCCGCCCGGCGCCGACCCGGCGGAGCTGGACGTGCCCTTCCCGTGCGTGCTGAAGCCGCGCGAGGGGGTGGCCAGCGAGGACGTGTCGCTGGTCGCCGACCCGGCCGAACTCGCCCACCGCAGCGCGGAGATCCGCGCCCGGCGACCCGGGGCGGTGCTGGTGGTGGAGGAGTTCCTGGCGGGCGAGCTGCACACCCTGGAGACCCTCGGCGACGGCCGCACCCGGCACGTCCTCGGCGGCTTCCGGACCAGGCTCTCCCCGCCGCCGGACTTCATCGAGGAGGTCCTCACCTACGTCCCGGCGCACCCGGAGGACGTCACCGAGCAGGTGCTCGCCCAGCTCGACGCGCTCGGCGTCGGGCTCGGCGCCTGCCACACCGAGTTCGTCGTCCAGCCGGACGGCCGGGCCCGGATCATCGAGGTCAACTACCGCGCCATCGGCGACCAGTGCGACCTGATGCTGGCCGAGATCCTCGACCTCCCGCTGTTCGAACTGGTGCTCCGCGTCCACCTCGGCGAACGGCTGCCCGCCGACCTGGGCCTGCGCACCGACCGGCGGGCCCGCAACCAGGCCGTCCTCGCCGACCGGGCCGGCACCCTGACCGCCGCCCCCGGCCCGTACGACCGGGAGGCCGACGGGGTGACCCTCTCCTACCGGCCGGTGCGCCGGGTCGGCGAGCGCCACGAGCTGTACCGCACCAACCGCGACTACCTCGGCGTGGTGTGGGCCACCGGCCCGAGCCAGGACGCGGTGGACACCGCCGTCGCCGCATTCCTCGCCGCCAACCGCTGGGAGCTCACCCCGTGA
- a CDS encoding response regulator transcription factor, whose translation MPRVLIADDHVLVRAGLGALLRAAPGLEVVGEACDGEDAVAQAAATGPDVVLMDIRMPGTDGIRATERILALPSVRPPRVVVLTTFDLDEYVYGALRAGASGFLLKETPPERLIAAIHTVAAGDMLFAPSVTRRLVEAYLPAPRPEREDPAAWPTVTNREREVLRQVARGLSNAEIAAGLFLSEATVKTHLNRAMAKLGLSSRAQAVVFGYESGLVVPGRGDTPG comes from the coding sequence ATGCCCAGAGTCCTGATCGCGGACGACCACGTCCTCGTACGCGCCGGGCTGGGGGCGCTGCTGCGGGCCGCCCCCGGGCTGGAGGTGGTGGGCGAGGCCTGCGACGGGGAGGACGCCGTCGCGCAGGCCGCGGCGACCGGCCCGGACGTGGTGCTGATGGACATCCGGATGCCCGGCACCGACGGCATCCGGGCCACCGAGCGGATCCTGGCGCTGCCGTCCGTCCGGCCGCCCCGGGTCGTCGTGCTCACCACCTTCGACCTCGACGAGTACGTCTACGGCGCGCTGCGGGCGGGCGCCAGCGGCTTCCTGCTGAAGGAGACCCCGCCGGAGCGGCTGATCGCGGCGATCCACACGGTGGCGGCCGGCGACATGCTGTTCGCGCCGTCCGTCACCCGCCGGCTGGTGGAGGCGTACCTGCCGGCGCCGCGCCCGGAGCGCGAGGACCCGGCGGCCTGGCCGACCGTCACCAACCGGGAGCGGGAGGTGCTGCGGCAGGTCGCCCGCGGGCTGTCCAACGCCGAGATCGCCGCCGGCCTGTTCCTCAGCGAGGCGACCGTGAAGACCCATCTCAACCGGGCGATGGCCAAGTTGGGGCTCTCCAGCCGGGCCCAGGCGGTGGTGTTCGGCTACGAGAGCGGTCTGGTCGTCCCCGGGCGCGGCGACACCCCCGGGTAG